The sequence below is a genomic window from Phoenix dactylifera cultivar Barhee BC4 chromosome 8, palm_55x_up_171113_PBpolish2nd_filt_p, whole genome shotgun sequence.
CGCAAGGCTGCTAATTCTCAATTGCGGTTTGAAGCTGCCGAAGTTTCAAGGAGATTTGGAGATGCAAAAATGAATTTAGagaggctgaaaaagatactgaaAGATAAGGACCTTGCACAAGACTGGATGTCTTCAGCAACCGTTGCACATGCTTTGAGAAATCAAACTGCCACAAAAGATGCAGAGGAACCTGGACAACAGTCAAAAGGGTTAGAGAAGAAACTGTCTCTAGCGCAGCAAGTTCAAATCCGGACCCAGAAACAAACTTCAGATATGCCAAGTGAAATAAAAGCAAAAGAAGCTGAGAACTCCAACCTCAGCTGCAAATCTAGTaacattaaaaaagaaatggatgCTGAAATAAAATATCTAGTGGCAAAAATCAACAAGCAGAATCAAGAAATTGACTCTTTATCGAAGAACAATGACGAATTGCTTGAACAGTATGAAGCTGAAAAGGCCAAGAATGAAAAGATAGAAAATTTGTTGAATGAATACAAAGAGAAGATGATTAAGGATCAAAACATACTCTCTGAAGCAAATTGTGATATGCACAAAGCTTTGACATTAATGGAAGAGCAGCAAAGCATGATGAAATGTGTGGCTGAGTCCATGGTGGCTGCTATAAGTGATGAACTCCAGACGCTGGAAACTGTCTTTGAGGAACATTGTGAGCTTATCCTGTGGCAACTATCTAACTGCACCAAAGAGATTCAAATGGAGAAGCAGAAGGCACTGCCACTGCTTCGTGGGTATAAAAGAACGATGAATCAGAATGATGTGTTGATAAGTACGTTTTTATCCACAGAtataacaaatatggtcttgcgCGAGACGAATTGGGCAATGGACGAGAGGCTGGAAGAAGATGGGAGACTGTTAGAGAGGCATTTGAACTCTCAGCATGATTTGGAGAAACTGAAGAATAAGGTGGAGACACGGGAAAAGGAACTGGAAGCTAGGAATGAGGAGATGCAGGAGGATATAAGGCAGATGAAAAATGCTGTCGACTACTACCGTGAAAGATACCATCGGCTTTACACAAAATACCATCCAAGAGAAAGGCTTCCAACTTAGGATCTATGCTCAAGTGCCCATATTCATTCATCAGTATTCATTAGTTCTGAGGATGTAAGAAGATGATGAGAGAGATTTGATCTCTGATAAAGTTCTTTGGAGAATTTTCCTCCATATTGAGTACTGTGATCCGTGACTCCAAGGTGTCTGAGTTCCCAGTTTCAACAGCTTTCAAGCT
It includes:
- the LOC113462457 gene encoding COP1-interactive protein 1-like; this translates as MANVGTRGKKAISRSVQTDANQGGEEAVILDAVATGVFSTQEKLNLDEKQAVDESATTEDASVLQVKPDGLGLATETQKEEVANAEVVKEDCQVLQNQPELEDSGTGEGDNVDKSTHRNSEDEKQVMNESIADDASTLQAKTDGLGLTTENQKENVADMEQKCATEISKKDDTVLEPVDGGHGASLMASILESAMSQEGTMQTQLSSSEKLGDITVEIEKQQNDEQIISYLRSEVECRKAANSQLRFEAAEVSRRFGDAKMNLERLKKILKDKDLAQDWMSSATVAHALRNQTATKDAEEPGQQSKGLEKKLSLAQQVQIRTQKQTSDMPSEIKAKEAENSNLSCKSSNIKKEMDAEIKYLVAKINKQNQEIDSLSKNNDELLEQYEAEKAKNEKIENLLNEYKEKMIKDQNILSEANCDMHKALTLMEEQQSMMKCVAESMVAAISDELQTLETVFEEHCELILWQLSNCTKEIQMEKQKALPLLRGYKRTMNQNDVLISTFLSTDITNMVLRETNWAMDERLEEDGRLLERHLNSQHDLEKLKNKVETREKELEARNEEMQEDIRQMKNAVDYYRERYHRLYTKYHPRERLPT